One genomic window of Candidatus Margulisiibacteriota bacterium includes the following:
- a CDS encoding ATP-binding protein: MEVSIKLNRLIGKLIYDKQLIVNGDKILVGLSGGKDSWTLCCFLKEFRKKAPIDFEIQVCTLDVHFSQEQKDLLQDTVASLGLPYHIYANSIIEVIQDKKREGSSYCSFCARLRRAYLYEAAQKFGCNKVALGHHLDDAIETYVMNIFYQGRTIGMPAKLQATNVTGLELIRPLLLCKEEDISKFAQEKDFPLIKCNCSDIVNTDTRRQYVKKFLTELEEDTEGVKQTILTSMQNVVPDHIF; this comes from the coding sequence ATGGAAGTTAGCATTAAACTTAATAGGCTTATTGGTAAACTTATTTATGATAAACAACTTATCGTAAATGGGGATAAAATTTTAGTTGGTTTGTCTGGAGGTAAAGATAGCTGGACCTTGTGTTGTTTTTTAAAAGAGTTTCGTAAGAAAGCTCCAATTGATTTTGAAATACAAGTATGTACCTTGGATGTACATTTTAGCCAAGAACAAAAAGACCTTTTACAGGACACAGTCGCTAGTTTGGGGTTACCTTACCATATTTATGCTAACTCAATTATAGAGGTTATTCAGGACAAGAAACGTGAAGGCTCAAGCTATTGTTCCTTTTGTGCTAGATTGCGTAGAGCATATTTGTATGAGGCTGCACAGAAGTTTGGCTGTAATAAGGTAGCCTTGGGACATCACTTGGATGATGCAATAGAGACCTATGTTATGAATATTTTTTATCAGGGAAGAACTATTGGTATGCCAGCAAAGCTTCAAGCAACAAATGTTACAGGTTTAGAATTAATTAGACCACTGTTGTTATGTAAAGAAGAAGATATTTCTAAGTTTGCTCAAGAGAAAGATTTTCCTTTAATCAAATGTAATTGTTCGGACATAGTCAACACAGATACAAGACGACAGTATGTTAAGAAATTTTTGACAGAACTAGAAGAAGATACAGAAGGCGTTAAACAAACCATTTTGACATCAATGCAGAACGTAGTTCCAGACCATATTTTTTAA
- the carB gene encoding carbamoyl-phosphate synthase large subunit, producing the protein MPKRTDIHKILIIGSGPIVIGQACEFDYSGTQAVKALKKEGYEVILINSNPASIMTDPEIADRTFIEPITPTTVAKIIEKERPDALLPTMGGQTSLNTAKALYEDGTLEKYGVELIGAKYEAINKAEDRFLFKEAMTKIGVATPASDFAYTVEDALRISESIGYPLILRPAFTLGGTGGGIAYNREELIELAAKGIQESPIHQVLVEQSVLGWKEYEFEVMRDIKDNLVIICSIENFDAMGVHTGDSITVAPAQTLTDKEYQKLRDYSLAIMREIGVECGGSNIQFAMNPINGEIMVIEMNPRVSRSSALASKATGFAIAKIAAKLAVGYTLDEITNDITQETLACYEPAIDYVVTKIPRFTFEKFPNADATLNTTMKSVGEAMSIGRTFKESMNKALRSMEIGHYGFDNKAIIDKSLLVEKLRVPNVDRVYYIKEAFRQDYSIETIYEITKVDPWFLAQLKEIYDLEQEITKTEDVSFELLYKAKQYGFSDNHLAQIMGVKEAEVRQVRKEMGVVPVYKMVDTCAAECEAKIKYYYSSYDEEDEVAPSDGEKIMVLGGGPNRIGQGIEFDYCCVHASLAIREMGKESIMVNSNPETVSTDYDISDRLYFEPLTFEDVMAIIEKEKPTGVIVQFGGQTPLKLANRLLEAGAPIIGTSPRSIDLAEDRELFGGLVNKLGLKQPNNGIARNIEEAIINADRIGYPVVVRPSYVLGGRAMEIVYDEEDLKRYMTYAVVASEDKPVLIDSFLENAIEVDVDAVADGTDCVIAGIMEHIEEAGIHSGDSACILPPQHLSKKVIKDIKKQTKALALELQVIGLMNIQFAVKDEDVYILEVNPRASRTVPFVSKANSVQWAKMATRVMLGETIKSLGLKEVVIPYIAVKEAVLPFAKFTGQDTILGPEMKSTGEVMGISQYFGNAFAKAQISAGEKFPLKGTAFVSVNDKDKAGVSGVVEGLINQGFKIVSTKGTAQYLRNKGFDVKDILKVHEGRPNIIDLMMNKEIDLIINTPVGKHAVSDDKYIRHTALKYKIFTVTTIAGAKAAVEGVRSAKYHENQVKSLQEHYLDIAK; encoded by the coding sequence TTTGATTATTCTGGAACACAAGCAGTAAAAGCACTAAAAAAAGAAGGTTATGAAGTTATCTTAATTAACAGTAACCCAGCCTCTATTATGACTGACCCAGAGATTGCAGACAGAACCTTTATTGAACCGATTACTCCAACAACTGTGGCTAAAATCATTGAAAAAGAAAGACCAGATGCTTTATTGCCAACCATGGGTGGGCAAACATCTTTAAATACGGCGAAAGCTTTGTACGAAGATGGAACACTTGAGAAGTATGGTGTAGAGCTAATAGGCGCTAAATATGAAGCCATTAATAAAGCTGAAGATAGATTTCTTTTCAAGGAAGCGATGACCAAAATAGGTGTCGCAACTCCTGCTTCAGACTTTGCTTATACCGTGGAAGATGCGTTGAGAATATCTGAAAGTATAGGCTATCCGCTTATTTTAAGACCAGCGTTTACTCTAGGTGGTACAGGTGGAGGTATCGCTTATAATCGTGAGGAGCTTATAGAGTTGGCTGCAAAAGGTATTCAAGAAAGTCCTATCCATCAGGTGCTTGTTGAGCAGTCGGTGCTTGGCTGGAAAGAATATGAATTTGAAGTAATGAGAGACATTAAAGATAATTTGGTTATTATTTGTTCGATTGAGAACTTTGACGCAATGGGGGTTCACACTGGAGACAGTATTACCGTCGCTCCAGCTCAAACATTAACAGACAAAGAATACCAGAAGCTTAGGGATTACTCTTTGGCGATTATGCGTGAAATTGGCGTTGAATGTGGTGGCAGCAACATTCAGTTTGCCATGAATCCAATTAATGGTGAAATTATGGTAATCGAGATGAACCCTCGGGTATCTCGTAGTTCTGCTTTGGCTTCAAAAGCTACAGGGTTTGCAATAGCAAAAATCGCTGCAAAATTAGCAGTTGGATATACTTTGGATGAAATAACAAATGATATCACGCAAGAAACCTTAGCTTGTTATGAGCCTGCAATTGATTATGTTGTAACAAAGATACCAAGATTCACTTTTGAGAAATTCCCCAATGCGGATGCAACGCTTAATACAACAATGAAATCAGTTGGCGAAGCTATGTCAATTGGTAGAACTTTCAAAGAAAGTATGAATAAGGCACTTCGTTCAATGGAAATAGGGCATTATGGATTTGATAATAAAGCTATCATCGATAAGTCATTGTTGGTTGAGAAACTAAGAGTTCCCAATGTTGATAGAGTTTACTATATTAAAGAAGCGTTTAGACAAGATTATAGTATTGAGACAATATATGAAATAACCAAAGTAGACCCTTGGTTTTTAGCTCAATTAAAAGAGATTTATGATTTAGAACAGGAAATAACAAAAACAGAAGACGTCTCTTTTGAATTATTGTATAAAGCAAAGCAATACGGGTTTTCGGATAATCATTTAGCTCAAATTATGGGAGTAAAGGAAGCTGAAGTAAGACAAGTTCGTAAAGAAATGGGTGTGGTTCCTGTTTATAAAATGGTTGATACTTGTGCTGCTGAATGTGAAGCAAAAATAAAGTACTACTATTCGTCTTATGATGAAGAAGACGAGGTTGCACCTTCTGATGGAGAGAAAATTATGGTTTTAGGTGGCGGTCCAAACAGGATTGGGCAAGGGATAGAGTTTGATTATTGTTGTGTTCATGCCTCTCTTGCTATTAGAGAAATGGGTAAAGAATCTATCATGGTTAATAGTAACCCAGAGACAGTAAGTACAGATTATGACATATCAGATAGACTATATTTTGAGCCACTTACTTTTGAAGACGTCATGGCAATTATTGAAAAGGAAAAACCAACAGGCGTGATTGTTCAGTTTGGTGGTCAAACACCGCTGAAGCTAGCGAATAGGTTGTTAGAAGCAGGTGCGCCTATAATTGGTACATCTCCTAGGTCTATTGATTTAGCAGAAGATAGGGAATTGTTTGGCGGACTTGTTAATAAACTAGGTTTAAAACAACCTAATAATGGTATCGCAAGAAATATAGAGGAAGCAATAATTAATGCAGATAGAATTGGTTATCCGGTAGTTGTTCGACCTTCCTATGTATTAGGTGGAAGAGCTATGGAGATAGTTTACGATGAGGAAGATTTAAAAAGATATATGACTTATGCAGTTGTTGCGTCGGAGGATAAACCTGTTCTGATTGATTCTTTTTTAGAGAACGCCATAGAGGTAGATGTCGATGCTGTGGCTGATGGGACAGATTGTGTTATTGCTGGGATAATGGAGCATATTGAAGAAGCTGGTATTCATTCTGGAGATAGTGCGTGCATACTTCCTCCTCAGCATTTAAGTAAGAAAGTAATAAAAGATATTAAGAAGCAGACCAAGGCATTGGCTTTGGAGTTGCAGGTTATTGGTCTTATGAATATTCAGTTTGCAGTTAAAGATGAGGATGTTTATATTTTGGAAGTTAATCCTCGAGCCTCTCGTACAGTTCCTTTTGTTTCTAAAGCAAATAGTGTGCAATGGGCGAAAATGGCTACTAGAGTAATGCTAGGGGAGACAATCAAGAGTTTAGGGCTGAAAGAAGTCGTTATTCCTTATATTGCTGTTAAGGAAGCTGTCCTTCCTTTTGCAAAGTTTACAGGGCAAGATACTATTCTGGGTCCAGAGATGAAATCTACTGGTGAAGTTATGGGTATTTCTCAGTATTTTGGTAATGCATTTGCCAAGGCACAGATAAGTGCGGGTGAGAAATTTCCGCTCAAAGGAACTGCTTTTGTTTCTGTTAATGATAAGGATAAGGCTGGGGTATCTGGCGTTGTTGAAGGGCTTATTAATCAAGGTTTCAAAATAGTATCGACCAAAGGAACAGCGCAATATCTTCGCAATAAAGGTTTTGACGTGAAGGATATACTTAAGGTTCATGAAGGAAGACCTAATATTATAGATTTAATGATGAACAAGGAAATCGACTTAATTATTAATACACCAGTGGGCAAGCATGCAGTTTCTGATGATAAATATATTAGACATACAGCTTTAAAATACAAGATTTTTACTGTTACAACCATAGCCGGAGCAAAGGCTGCCGTTGAAGGTGTGCGTAGTGCGAAGTATCACGAAAATCAGGTGAAAAGCCTACAAGAACACTATTTAGATATAGCTAAGTAG